A DNA window from Scomber japonicus isolate fScoJap1 chromosome 14, fScoJap1.pri, whole genome shotgun sequence contains the following coding sequences:
- the LOC128372592 gene encoding immunoglobulin kappa light chain-like produces the protein MLFLPAAALCCLCSALVAMAAQLSQKDLTLTRRAGENVSFSCQGTEQCGTNVYWYQKKDTETFTGILLIDISSGQVYNKNAYNHPQKDDFSSVENQNNYELQIQTVQLSHSATYYCSCVSHRYGYEIFGSGTKLFVDEQVVRPVVSVYPAASRAHLEGKSSLLCLASAMSPPLVQFSWKRQKKNGPLEELTSAEREQLELREPGRSASILLLHQQEDSTYKYRCDVKHESGTVMAQTEQEVPAPAASCPPEREPADLPALQQADLLFQSQCRVLLLCVLYTVLIVKSLVYCCGLSLLMILRN, from the exons ATGcttttcctcccagctgctgctctgtgctgtctgtgttcag cgctggttgccatggcagcacagCTGAGTCAGAAGGATTTAACATTGACCAGGAGAGCTGGTGAAAATGTCTCCTTCAGCTGTCAAGGAACTGAACAGTGTGGAAcaaatgtatactggtaccagaagaaagacacagaaacattcacAGGGATTCTGCTCATTGACATTAGTAGTGGTCaagtatataataaaaatgcatacaATCATCCTCAGAAAGATGATTTCTCATCTGTAGAGAATCAGAACAACTATGAGTTGCAGATCCAGACAGTTCAACTCTCACATTCAGCCACCTACTACTGCTCCTGTGTGTCCCACA GATACGGCTACGAAATCTTTGGCTCTGGAACTAAACTGTTTGTAG ATGAGCAGGTAGTGAGGCCCGTGGTGAGCGTGTACCCAGCAGCATCCAGAGCCCACCTGGAGGGGAAGAGCTCCTTGCTGTGTCTGGCCTCAGCCATGTCTCCTCCTCTGGTCCAGTTCTcctggaaaagacagaagaagaacggCCCGCTGGAGGAGCTGACCTCTgctgagagagagcagctggAGCTCAGAGAGCCGGGACGCAGCGCCTCcatcctgctgctccatcagcaaGAGGACAGCACATACAAATACAGATGCGACGTCAAGCACGAGTCGGGCACAGTGATGGCCCAAACAGAACAAG aGGTTCCAGCTCCAGCAGCCTCCTGTCctccagagagagagccagCAGACCTGCCAGCTCTGCAGCAAGCTGACT tgctctTCCAGTCTCAGTGCagggtgctgctgctctgtgtgctgTACACAGTGCTGATAGTGAAGAGTCTGGTGTACTGCTGTGGACTCTCTCTGCTGATGATCCTCAGAAACTAG